Proteins encoded together in one Candidatus Woesearchaeota archaeon window:
- the wecB gene encoding UDP-N-acetylglucosamine 2-epimerase (non-hydrolyzing), producing the protein MKKILFIVGARPNFVKIAPLIRACKKYENINYLLVHTGQHYDKNISSDLFEDLEIPEPDYNLNVGGLTPAKQIGQTIIKLDDIILEHKPDLCVVVGDINSTLSAAICSLKNNVKIAHIEAGLRSFDKNMQEEHNRILVDNISDYLFVTEESGLINLKNETISPEKIFFVGNVMIDSLTHTIQKNNINLNNKQDYFVATIHRQENLKKEIFLKNMINAFNTISKDKKIILPLHPRTKKMLSELKLLSKFNNKIEIIDPMKYSEFISLIAKSKGVITDSGGIQEETSYLKIPCYTIRDSTERPITITKGTNILISDFDELLKKIKTPPKRGESIPLWDGNTAPKILEKINKLIQ; encoded by the coding sequence ATGAAAAAAATTTTGTTTATAGTCGGCGCGAGACCTAATTTTGTTAAAATAGCTCCGCTTATAAGAGCATGTAAAAAATACGAAAACATAAATTATCTTTTGGTCCACACAGGACAACATTATGATAAAAATATTTCTTCTGATTTATTTGAAGATTTGGAAATTCCAGAACCCGATTATAATTTAAATGTCGGTGGTTTAACACCTGCAAAACAAATTGGCCAAACAATAATTAAATTAGACGATATAATATTGGAACATAAACCAGATTTATGCGTTGTTGTAGGAGACATAAACTCAACATTATCTGCAGCAATATGTAGTTTAAAAAATAATGTAAAAATAGCACATATAGAAGCAGGATTAAGAAGTTTCGATAAAAATATGCAAGAAGAACACAATAGAATACTTGTTGATAACATTTCAGATTATCTTTTTGTTACAGAAGAATCAGGTTTAATAAATTTAAAAAATGAAACAATAAGTCCAGAAAAAATATTCTTTGTAGGAAATGTGATGATTGATAGCCTCACACATACAATTCAGAAAAACAACATAAATTTGAATAACAAACAAGACTATTTTGTAGCTACAATTCACAGACAAGAAAACTTGAAAAAAGAAATTTTCTTAAAAAACATGATAAATGCATTCAACACGATAAGTAAAGATAAAAAAATAATATTGCCCCTACACCCTAGAACAAAAAAAATGCTTTCTGAACTTAAGCTTTTATCTAAATTCAACAATAAAATAGAAATAATAGACCCCATGAAATATTCAGAATTTATATCTTTGATTGCCAAATCAAAAGGAGTAATTACAGACTCAGGAGGAATACAAGAAGAAACAAGTTACTTGAAAATACCTTGTTATACAATAAGAGACAGTACTGAAAGACCTATAACAATAACAAAAGGAACAAATATTTTAATCTCTGATTTCGATGAATTATTAAAAAAAATAAAAACTCCACCTAAAAGAGGAGAAAGCATCCCCTTGTGGGACGGAAATACAGCGCCAAAAATTCTCGAGAAAATCAATAAATTGATACAATAA